A genomic region of Rhodothermia bacterium contains the following coding sequences:
- a CDS encoding TonB-dependent receptor, producing the protein MLIFRVADPDFILYMCMVNCPESTWLHGLRSLLFAHLLAVVLVFWVGSPQSILAQVGSIRGVIVDDGTGQPLSGVTVRLQKDDGLTLQGLFSDANGYFAFSSLNPDRYYLRFSLVGYEPLTEIIEVYPGVLERLSLRMAITTTQAGNVTISSRKKYQPGVEVGSGLTTIRPGDLEAIPTTSMSRDLASFLQTVPGFVAPADRGGQLYVRGGTPTQNQVLVDGVAVYQPFHMVSGFSVIPEDLIAQADVYTGGWGARYGGRLASVVDVGTRHGNKKQFAGAASVDPFMGAVRLEGPLYPGAASFLVSYRQSLLDRLPGKWRRPFEFGDQFAKIHAWLTPTSSFSLVGLRSHDVGDLEGNGAIEDRISWENQAIGGRFLYLPPSFPALLDIVITSTRFDSAFGSEEAPVRFGKVKGFQGGFNFDYLLKRWEARFGMFARINQFDYRLNRKKDQENYTIEGGGYFDAAIFIHERLTVEPGLRMHNFPSQGINTLEPRFRATWFPKGKEKGAQWHMAIGQYHQQIVGLQDEQDVGEVFTVWAPATFEVPVAWHFIAGQRHRLYSWLWTQTEVYHKNMSYLSVLAGNEGLQSATGNANGMDLQLRAIHTSGSISLAYSLSQVRYKTATTSFYPGHDRRHNLSLIGNWQISRFQVSTKWQFGSGFPYTPFIGFASTLPLQADDPRFHNRASVLTPIFGEPYVRRLPAYSRIDISVEWLWENQFFKGSLMASGQNLSGRENLFYYDIYADKRVNQFGFFPTIGVRVEVK; encoded by the coding sequence ATGCTTATCTTTAGGGTTGCTGATCCCGATTTTATCTTGTACATGTGTATGGTAAATTGTCCTGAAAGTACTTGGTTACATGGCCTCCGAAGCCTCCTTTTCGCCCATCTGCTGGCCGTGGTATTGGTTTTTTGGGTCGGTTCTCCTCAATCCATTCTTGCTCAGGTGGGGAGTATTCGCGGGGTGATCGTGGATGACGGGACTGGGCAGCCGCTTTCTGGTGTCACCGTTCGGTTACAAAAAGACGATGGACTTACGTTACAGGGTCTCTTTAGTGATGCAAATGGCTATTTTGCGTTCAGTTCGCTCAATCCAGATCGGTATTATTTACGCTTTAGCTTGGTAGGTTACGAGCCGCTCACAGAAATTATTGAGGTGTATCCGGGTGTCTTAGAGCGCCTTAGTTTGCGCATGGCGATAACTACTACACAAGCTGGGAATGTGACCATCTCGTCCCGAAAAAAATACCAGCCGGGTGTGGAGGTGGGGTCTGGGCTTACAACCATCCGTCCGGGTGATCTGGAGGCCATCCCTACCACCAGCATGTCACGGGATTTGGCCTCGTTTCTCCAAACCGTTCCCGGATTTGTAGCGCCAGCGGATCGGGGTGGGCAACTCTATGTACGCGGAGGAACACCCACCCAGAATCAGGTCTTGGTGGATGGTGTTGCGGTTTACCAGCCTTTTCATATGGTGAGTGGGTTTTCTGTTATTCCAGAAGATCTAATTGCGCAAGCAGATGTCTATACGGGTGGCTGGGGCGCACGATATGGTGGGAGGTTGGCCTCGGTAGTGGATGTTGGTACACGGCATGGTAACAAAAAACAGTTTGCAGGTGCGGCCTCGGTGGATCCGTTTATGGGGGCTGTACGCTTGGAAGGGCCATTGTATCCGGGAGCAGCCTCTTTTTTGGTCTCCTATCGCCAGTCTTTATTAGACCGATTACCCGGAAAATGGCGTCGTCCATTTGAATTTGGCGATCAATTTGCAAAAATCCACGCATGGCTTACGCCCACAAGCAGTTTTTCATTGGTGGGTTTACGTTCGCATGATGTGGGAGATTTGGAAGGAAATGGCGCGATAGAAGACCGTATTTCCTGGGAAAACCAAGCTATTGGTGGTCGTTTTCTGTATTTGCCGCCTTCATTTCCGGCACTTTTAGACATAGTCATCACTTCTACCCGCTTCGATTCTGCCTTTGGCTCGGAGGAGGCGCCTGTCCGTTTTGGGAAAGTGAAAGGCTTTCAAGGTGGCTTTAATTTTGACTACTTGCTAAAACGTTGGGAAGCCCGTTTTGGTATGTTTGCCCGTATCAACCAGTTCGATTACCGCCTCAACCGAAAAAAAGATCAAGAAAACTACACGATTGAGGGCGGTGGCTATTTTGATGCCGCCATTTTTATCCATGAGCGGCTTACGGTGGAGCCGGGACTAAGAATGCACAACTTCCCAAGTCAGGGTATCAACACCTTAGAGCCTCGTTTCCGCGCAACTTGGTTTCCGAAAGGAAAAGAAAAGGGGGCGCAGTGGCATATGGCGATTGGCCAGTACCATCAACAAATTGTTGGGCTACAAGACGAGCAAGATGTGGGGGAGGTCTTTACCGTTTGGGCGCCTGCGACTTTTGAAGTGCCCGTTGCTTGGCATTTTATCGCTGGACAAAGACATCGTTTGTATTCTTGGCTTTGGACGCAAACAGAGGTTTACCATAAAAACATGTCTTATCTGTCGGTTCTGGCAGGAAATGAGGGCTTACAATCTGCAACGGGTAATGCCAATGGCATGGATCTACAGCTACGGGCCATTCATACGTCGGGCAGTATTTCGTTGGCCTATAGCCTGTCCCAAGTGCGGTATAAGACCGCTACTACGAGTTTTTATCCGGGCCATGACCGCCGACACAACCTAAGCCTGATCGGGAACTGGCAAATAAGCCGCTTCCAAGTGAGCACGAAATGGCAATTCGGGAGTGGTTTCCCCTATACGCCGTTTATCGGTTTTGCATCCACATTACCACTTCAGGCGGATGACCCGCGTTTCCACAATCGAGCCTCCGTGCTAACGCCTATTTTTGGAGAGCCGTATGTCCGAAGATTGCCAGCATATAGCCGTATAGATATTTCTGTGGAGTGGCTTTGGGAAAATCAATTTTTTAAAGGTAGCCTGATGGCGAGTGGACAAAATCTTTCAGGGCGCGAAAATCTTTTTTATTACGATATTTATGCGGATAAACGAGTAAACCAATTTGGCTTTTTTCCGACAATAGGCGTTCGTGTCGAAGTGAAATAA